The Drosophila subobscura isolate 14011-0131.10 chromosome A, UCBerk_Dsub_1.0, whole genome shotgun sequence genome includes the window AGATCGCAGATCAGAGGACAAATCCCCCCCTGCATTGTTAGTCATTGAATCAGAGCCGCAGGGCCAGACAGAACCGCAGGCCCATTCGCAGCCACAGACGCAGCCGGAGGTAAAGCCACAAGCCACATTCCCGGTCAATTTGAGATCTCCCGTTGAGGCCAAGCCAGCGCTGGCTGCTCCTCAAGCTGTGGATCCCGATACAGCACCAACAGGTGGAGAGCCTCATCCACCCACAGCATCCAGCAaagagctggagttggagcgaTGCACAAGACAGCGGCACGAGCAACGGGAAGCTGCCTCGGCAACGCCCAGCAAGCCGCCGATGCTCACGCCGCCGACCACTCCTGcccttgctgttgctgctgctcctgctgttgctgctgctcctcctgctcctgctcctgccgcgGCCAACAAGTTCTCGCCAGTTGCTCCCAGACTCTCGGTTAGCATTGGACAGCCCAGTTCAATTGCAGGGGTGAAGCGCAGCAAGAGGATTAGTGACTGCATTGCCATGCTCACTGGGAAGCTAGAGGAAAAGCTGAAGACTGAGCAGGTGACGCCAGCATCACCGCTCCCGCCACGGCTACCGCCGCCAATCCTCGAAaaagaggaggagcaagaATGCAATATGCACACAGAGACGACGCTTCCCCCGAAAGCTGTTGCAGGGAGAGAGCTACTGGAGGCCAAAACGCCCAAGCGGAAGGCTATGTCCAGACGCATCATCAAGGTGGATGCAGCAATGGGGCCCAAGCCCGATGCAGGGCCAGTCTCCGAGCATCTGGAGAGGCAATATACTGAAACTTCAGAGCTAGTCCCGCCTGCACTTCCTGTCCGTGTGCTTTATACTTCCGCTCcggctgctgatgcttccGTTGTTCCCGTTGCTCCCACCCTGATGCTTCTAGCATCCTCTGCACTTCCCGCCACTCCGGGGCGAACCACCACcaaagcagcaagcaagcaaTTGGCAGCCCCATCACTGACGGTGGCTGCCTTAAAGCTATATCCAGCGgaacaaccacaaccacaagcAAAACCATTGATCGCGCCGGTACCCGggcccgttcccattcccctcGGACTGCATGGGATGGGAGCATCGTTGGCAGGTCCGTTTCCGGGtccgggttcgggttcgggttcgtgTTCGGTTTCAGTGCAAGGTAACATTAACCTGCTGCCGAAGCTCCCCTTGTATCTTCCACACGCACAGTTCCATCCGCAtgccaatcaaaatcaaaattcgAATCCGAACGTTAATTCCACCATGTACGTGATGGAGCAACCCCTGAACCTGACCAGCCAACGCGGATGCCTCCAGAAGCCAATACTGCCAAGCACCGAACGTGACGGCTTACAGACTGGACTGCATCACGGACGATCGAGTGGAGTGCCGGCCCGGAGGCAGACTATTTGCGGATTTGAGGCCCGCAACGTGCTGGGCCTGGAGATGGACATGGAGCCGCTCGACTTGTCCAAGAAGTCAGCGCGGAAATCGTCACCAGGTCCGGTTGCGGCTCCAATGAGAGTCCCCCAGGAGATGTCAATGCCAACACCAAAGGCAATGCCGCtgccgattccgattccgatggCGATGCCTATGCCGCTTCCCTTGGGACCAGCTGCTGCCGTATCTTCGGCAGCAGTGCAAGGCCTTCCAGTAAATGTTCTAGGGCCAGGTCCTGGGCCACGTGCAAGTGCACGtgcaggtacaggtacagttCATGCAACGGTTTCATTGGCTTCGCACTATTACTCCAACCTGGACCTGCTCAAGATACCCCAAGTGCGCAAtcctgggactgggactacGTCGGTGACAGGTACCGGCAGTGGTGTTTCCCCATCCAATTTGAGCCTCTGTAGCGCTTCCGCTATCCCCGTACATCTGCCAAAATCAGCAGGTGGAAAGAAACGCTCGGCGGAGGCGTCGGTCGGCAAGAAGGAGAACATCGGCAAGGGGATGCCAAAGGGATGCCTGCGCATGGATGAGGTGGTCAACAATCACATTGACGACGCCATCAATTCGGTGATCCTGGCAGTCCAAGCCGCTCTGCCTGACGACGATcacaaggaaaaggaaagagaaagggaaaaggaaaagggaaaggagaaggagaggcagaAGCAAACGAATTTCAATCTGCCACCAAAAGATGTTAATCTGCCGAAGCCGATAAACTACATtgttgccacagcaacagttCCAGcgacagccactgccacagccaccgccacagcaacagctacgGTCACAGCGGCAGGCACCGACACAACCACCGCAAGTGGCATGTTATTTACCTCGATCTTGATGGGGGAAAAGATTGTGGCTAGCTCAGCCGACACGGCAGTCCCACCCCAGACCACGACACCAGCGAAAACCCTGCTGACGCCAAAAAAGCGTTCCATGCGCTCCAAGACCATCGACTGTCGCTCCGCGCTGCTCGCTATTGAGGAGCTCCCAGTTGAACCACGACTGCAGTGCCATCAGCTTCAGTCAAAGCCGCCCGTGAACGGAGAGGCGAAGGCAGACGCGCACCTGCCTGGAGGTCATTCGATAGCTCCCGTGCCCGCAGCCCAGATACCAGCTCAGCCGCTGTCGACTGTGGTGGAACCTCCTCCAGTGGACTGTGTAAATGAACAAACGCTGGAGATCGatatgcagctgcagccagagccggagctaGAGCTGCCTGCTCGGTCCCCTCCAGAACCGTTTGCGCTTGTAGAGACGCTTCCATTGTCGGCtccttctgtggctgtgtccgtGATTTCCGTTGCGCCTGCACTGCCTTCGagcatggctgtggctgtgacgcCAACCTCCACGGTCGAGACGAACTGCAGCTCGCTGCttgaggagcacagcagcaacatgaacAACAACACCTCCTCGGGCTTCCACAGTCTGGCGCAGTCCGAACTGCCCAGTGTCCAGGATCAGTCGGTCACGGCGGCGAGCACTCTGGAAGCGTCAGAAGAGCTGGGCGCGAAGGAGAAGGATCAGGGGCAGGAGgatcaggagcaggaggtaAAGCAGCGAGTGGTGGAGGAGCACGTGCCCGTCACCAAAAAGAAGCAGCGTCGCCGCAGAAAGAACGAGCTGGCAGCTATTGTGGCCGACCAACTGCTGGAGAGCTTTAAGATCGACAACGCCCGTCGAGACAACCTCAAGAAGCTGGAGAACTTGGCATACGAGAAGAGCGAGGATCTGCTGCTGACAGGCATGCTGCTTATGTCCAGCACCAAGCGGAACGCAGCCATGGCCCCCTCCTCCAACTCCACCTCCACATCCTCATCGAAGCTATCCCGGAACCTGACTGTGAAAGAGGCGGCAGAGGCAACTTCGGTGCCTCCTGTCCGAGGGCGACCGAAGCGGCGACAGAGCTGTTACTACCGCAGCCGTGGGAAAGCTGCCGGCGGAAAGGCGACCAACGAGAACATCAGCATGCTCAAGTCGACACTGGAGTCCTTCTCCATTGGGATCGAAAAACAGCTACTGGCCAAGGAGGCCAAGGGGGCGAAGGAGGCAGCCAAAGATACGGCAGCCCTGCCGGCAGTCACGACCGCCGGCCAGCCGTCGGCAGCCTCCATATTACGGCCGAGCATTCTGAGCAGCGCAGCCAAGAAGCAAATGTACCAAAAGCGGGAGGCGGAGCTAGAACTAGAAGTGGAActggagaaagagagggagaggacaATTCCTGCAGCGGCGGCCACCTTCAGTCGCGATCCTCGCctaaataaaaacatacacaagGAGCAGCCGGAGCATGGACAGCTCTCAATCAGGGCCCCAGCGCCGACACCAAACGTGCCTTCGGCGGGAGATAATGATAACgctgaggaggaggacaacTACCTCACGGAGATAGCGAAAAACGTGAACGAGAAGATCATGTCGGCCACCACCAACGAAGACTTCGAGTTTGCCCACGACAAGTTCGACCAGGGGGAGCAGGAGGGCGGCATGGATTTGGATCCAGACCAGGACAAGTTCTATCGCCCCCCCACGTCCATGAGTGTGCGCAGTGCGCCCAACCTGAACGACGAACACTCAAACTTCGGCTCCATGTGCGACGAGAACACGAACACGGAGCTCATGGACATGGACCTGGACGACGAGATGAGCGTCTACACCAGCTACTCGCAGGACCTGGGTCGCAGCGGGCGTGGTCGGCGGCGCCGTAGACGTCGCAGCGTCCTTCTCACCCGGCCCAAGAAGCGCACACAGCGAAGCCACGTCGATGCCGAAAAGTACTCGTGCTCCCTGTGCGGCAAATCCTTCTTTACGGCCACTTCTCTGACCAAACACAATATGACCCTGGCCCACGTGTCCAAGCTCTCCGAACAGGAGTACCTTCAGTCCCAGACGGCGCCATCGAGTCCACGCGACCTTGCGGTACAGCTGGACCTGGGGCTTGAGCTAGGGccggggcaggagcaggggctTGACTACGGGGataagcaaacacaaatgGACCAGCAagcgacgatgacgacgacgacgaaaacgacaacgacacaACAGATTCGTGTCTCGGTCCTGATGCCGCCCTCTCAAATTATCCCTCAGgtggagcaccagcagcaacatcaacagccacagcaacaccatcaggagcaacagcagcagcagttgaatGAGCAAGTCCATCATGTCATCACTGAGGCCAGTCTGCGGCTACACGACAAACAGCAGAGTCCGCCGGGAACTTCCGCCGCCCGCCTCAATCTGAACCCAGACGAGCGGCTCTTCTACGAATGCTGCAACATCCTCAAGAGTGCCAAGACGCCTCGCCTGTCCAGCTGCACCACAGCGGCCGCTGTTACAGCTTCAGCTCAACCAACCACAAGCTCCGCGCCGGCCACGACATCCGTGATCGTTACTGCCGGGCGCAAACAGCCGCACCCGACTCCGGCATCTGCGTCGGCTCCGCCTCCGGCTTCGCCATCGCTATCGCCTCCAGTCTCGCCCTCTCTGTCTCGTTCTCTGTCGCATCCAGCTTCACCGTCGCCACCGCCAACTTCGTCTCCGACACCTCCTCCGCATCCGTTTCCGGCTTCGCATGGTGTAGAAAGAATGCCAGGAGAAGCTGCACCCACTGTCTGCCATCAACCAGTCATCCAGCAGCTGTTCCGCAATCCACCcgctgccacacccacaacaaccCCGACGTAAGTCGCTTGCCTTTTGCTCCTTGTTGCTTCCTGTTCCTCGTGACTGACTATATCTCTCCCAGCAGAAACCACAATCGGCTGTCGCCCAGCTACTCGGCCATCTCGCAGTTCTCGGCGACTACCTCGCGGTTCAAGACGAAGGCCGCCATGAAGGGTTATGAAAACGTCAACCTGCAGCTGGACATGGTAAACCTACAGCTGGCTAAGACCGGGCGTGGCGTCTGCAAGCTCACTGAGCTGGCGGACATCGCGTTGGGCAGTGAAAAGCCTGGCGGTGACTTTATGCCGCATCTTTCCCAAGGGAGTTTCCCTGGAACCAGTGCTCCAATTGCAGCTGCCGCGCCgtcagccagccaccagcaccaccacatgcaccaacaccagcagcagcaacaaccacaaccacctctaccccatccccatccacatTCAGAGCCGACGCCGACACCAACGCCAACGCCCACTGGTACGCATACAGGCACTAGGACAACAACGACACCAACGCCGATGCCAACGCCAATGCCGACGCGGCCGGTGGAACAGCAGAGCTCGACTTCATCAAAGACGATAATGCACGCGTCCATCATCAAAGCAGCCGCGGGAGTTGCCAGCTCGGCGACACTGCCGCCCGCCTGCGGTCGGATCATCATACCGGATCGGCCGTTCAAGAATATCGGACTGGAGGAGAAGGCCACCATCATGTTCCAGAAGCCGAAGACGAGCGTGAACCTGCTTCAAGAGCAGGACAACAATAGCGTTTCCACCGTCAGCTACTCGGACCGTGACGACTATGACTTTGGCACTCTGAGTTGCGACGGCGACGTggagccagagcaggagccGAAACCAGGGGCGCGATGTGTGGTCAGGACGGAGGATGCAGCTCTTGTGGAGGTGCCGCCGAGCGCAGTGGACAGGGCTGTGTCCCCGTCCAGCTCGTCGACGTCCTCACCCTCATCGCAGGAGAATACCCGTAGCAGgagcggaagcagcagcagctccagccgAGCCACGGCCAAGACATTCGAGAATAAATCCTTAATCATGGGCCGCATCTTCAAGCACGCCAGCACCaaggcagcatcagcagcggtaGCAACTTCTGCCCAGCAGCTTCCCAGTCCGATGGAAGGACCGACGTTGGCCAAGATGAAGGCGTTGCCAAAGAACCAGGCCAACCTTGACCAGATCTTCGATGAGCTTAGAGGCGGAGGTGCGGCCAAGGCATCAGAGGTAGAGTCCCCAGTGGGTATGGCGAATTGGGATCGGGATCATCCCCAACcgcacacccacccacaccatCAGAAGGAGCCCATGGCAGCGCCGGCAGTTCCGACCGTTCCAGCAGCTATGCCCGCTCCCAGTACATTGCCGCGAAGCAGGTCTAAAAAGGCCAAAACAGGCCCACCAGCTAATTCCCCCATAATTATTGTTAAGCCACCCGAAGCATCGGTCTCGGCTTCGGTCTCTGCTACAGCCTCCACCCCATCAGCTTCTCGGAAGCCACGAAAGGATCTGAGCAAGCTGCAGTCGGAGCTGGGAATGAGCCCGGAGGAGATCGAGCAGCTGATCGATGAGGGCCAGCGCAAGTCGAAGCGCCGCTGCGCAACCAACCGTCCCAAGAAGCTGGTGGAGACGTGGAGCTCTGACGAGTACGAGGAGTTCCTGTCCACCAAGGACATCATAGCCCTCATCGAGGAAAaggaacagcaggagcagcgtcGCAAACGCAAAACCATCGAAGCAAACGCCAACCATCTAGAGCCAATTCGGTCGCCAGCGGCATCCAAGAAGACCCCAACGCCCTCCGTGATTGCCCGGCGGAAGAAGAGCGCCACAAAGAAACCGCCGGTgctagtgccagtgccagtactGGATCGTCCAAAGACGGCGACTACAGCTAGGGCACGGCAGCGAGCCAACCCGAATCCTCGGTCCGATCCTGCACCAGAGCCGCCTCCAAAATCtaaatcaaaatccaaatcaaaatccaaatcaaaatccaaatcgaaaGCTCCCACCAAGGTTAAGACTCCAACAGCGAAGTCAGCTGGCACCACTAAAAGACGTGGGAACGatatagagagcgagagggataAGTTGGTGGAGTCCAAAACAGAGACACCGGCTAGGACGCGAAGCTCCAGACAGCAGACCAAGTACAAGCCACCGCCTCTGACTGGAGCCCTCGAAGTTCCTTTAGGGGAAGACGCATCTCAGCGGCAATCCTTGCCAATGTCAACTACTCAGCGGACTAAgtcgcgcagcagcagctatagTATagcaccacctcctcctcctcctgctctgccGGGAGCCAgaagctgctcctcctccaccgccacaaccaatagcaacaacaacaacaatagcatcagcagcaacaagaatcTGAAGACGAAGCGGAAATCACAGACGAACAAACAGTCGCCAGCAAGACGCAAGCGGCCAGCGAGCGAGAAGCAATTATACTActggagcagctccagcgacgACGA containing:
- the LOC117898397 gene encoding uncharacterized protein LOC117898397 isoform X4, with translation MKTMSRFGLRRGFKLSEEQVTGKNPIGPIAAIRPSQAGLCGRKKRQHRNEPDEEEAEQQQQKSLPLEGEQEHEKVPRAQQQTSLICRLPLERLPGLVERLQLPIEEQPRERDLDLDSGPGSGSGSGPKKVLCLYCDRKFASGKLQGKHVEKFHTERQERRCSGRSTSSSGSCHPPGGFPGCQHCSGNRKHSMLAQICLPVKHLDQLFFHLIQMHSDKYFGCHPCRLRFHDADQLTGHRRHHHQLEELQSPKPGLMGADEPVLFRLGLTQNRLPSHRNRQRRAGEDEQPPLAMPHKSRSSSRAAAQRQHQQHMPATTIQPVGQGHGQAHPDESPDSVFRQPSSSACVSISSSCSTSNSASSHVFDENFYKDVILNVQQNLQNYLDGRLFTSPITLASISTSSSSSGCGFGSTSTATATITSDLVMLHGTTQMSHASAYPTLLTSEQFGSTAELLPPAKFRRRPHTKHSWKWKWDYVKKFTIINEGGRLVKKLKQPTFLGLRDLSKLDMWTQLTMRQKHDVSLAIARTCNGGGGGRGACIDGDAGNQMQMEQQRLLEQLNLILDHRLLPHIILEQNEQAIIKCEQEEDAKLENYGSVQGVQDDLLDQNFADESFLSLLQLQPSQGASLERIREREQDQDNMTLSSLVLSGEWARPRLYLCICCGAKFDKRKSLEEHKTFRHSHIYATHYEVVGRELLAGNLLRHLFIPKRALGRFAADSNCIRWPQHKQEERVQHEEENTSSSTSSRSSFEASTPTPTPMSGLEQQQASPASGTGTTSSSSCSLSSSSTSTSNSHSHSTSTCNTANTSSTLSSSSPPSSCTKCGRKCSGLMDLYRHMLDCSGDYIWSLAKKRKYRYYCGTKKRRPCSKKPLRQLSNRKKLEEKLEDSLDAEGEGEAENENENEDDGEEEGEGDGECEESGSSSSKIKNSTRQRPSDAESIRKMLENLPPKRVCKKIFPVDNKAKRKSKNKSKSMSKQQRSTKKIYNQHLIRNTRSSVVAAASAVAVSAGQQKRCRRKKQKKQKILQKKQKVKSKLVAKGDRRSEDKSPPALLVIESEPQGQTEPQAHSQPQTQPEVKPQATFPVNLRSPVEAKPALAAPQAVDPDTAPTGGEPHPPTASSKELELERCTRQRHEQREAASATPSKPPMLTPPTTPALAVAAAPAVAAAPPAPAPAAANKFSPVAPRLSVSIGQPSSIAGVKRSKRISDCIAMLTGKLEEKLKTEQVTPASPLPPRLPPPILEKEEEQECNMHTETTLPPKAVAGRELLEAKTPKRKAMSRRIIKVDAAMGPKPDAGPVSEHLERQYTETSELVPPALPVRVLYTSAPAADASVVPVAPTLMLLASSALPATPGRTTTKAASKQLAAPSLTVAALKLYPAEQPQPQAKPLIAPVPGPVPIPLGLHGMGASLAGPFPGPGSGSGSCSVSVQGNINLLPKLPLYLPHAQFHPHANQNQNSNPNVNSTMYVMEQPLNLTSQRGCLQKPILPSTERDGLQTGLHHGRSSGVPARRQTICGFEARNVLGLEMDMEPLDLSKKSARKSSPGPVAAPMRVPQEMSMPTPKAMPLPIPIPMAMPMPLPLGPAAAVSSAAVQGLPVNVLGPGPGPRASARAGTGTVHATVSLASHYYSNLDLLKIPQVRNPGTGTTSVTGTGSGVSPSNLSLCSASAIPVHLPKSAGGKKRSAEASVGKKENIGKGMPKGCLRMDEVVNNHIDDAINSVILAVQAALPDDDHKEKEREREKEKGKEKERQKQTNFNLPPKDVNLPKPINYIVATATVPATATATATATATATVTAAGTDTTTASGMLFTSILMGEKIVASSADTAVPPQTTTPAKTLLTPKKRSMRSKTIDCRSALLAIEELPVEPRLQCHQLQSKPPVNGEAKADAHLPGGHSIAPVPAAQIPAQPLSTVVEPPPVDCVNEQTLEIDMQLQPEPELELPARSPPEPFALVETLPLSAPSVAVSVISVAPALPSSMAVAVTPTSTVETNCSSLLEEHSSNMNNNTSSGFHSLAQSELPSVQDQSVTAASTLEASEELGAKEKDQGQEDQEQEVKQRVVEEHVPVTKKKQRRRRKNELAAIVADQLLESFKIDNARRDNLKKLENLAYEKSEDLLLTGMLLMSSTKRNAAMAPSSNSTSTSSSKLSRNLTVKEAAEATSVPPVRGRPKRRQSCYYRSRGKAAGGKATNENISMLKSTLESFSIGIEKQLLAKEAKGAKEAAKDTAALPAVTTAGQPSAASILRPSILSSAAKKQMYQKREAELELEVELEKERERTIPAAAATFSRDPRLNKNIHKEQPEHGQLSIRAPAPTPNVPSAGDNDNAEEEDNYLTEIAKNVNEKIMSATTNEDFEFAHDKFDQGEQEGGMDLDPDQDKFYRPPTSMSVRSAPNLNDEHSNFGSMCDENTNTELMDMDLDDEMSVYTSYSQDLGRSGRGRRRRRRRSVLLTRPKKRTQRSHVDAEKYSCSLCGKSFFTATSLTKHNMTLAHVSKLSEQEYLQSQTAPSSPRDLAVQLDLGLELGPGQEQGLDYGDKQTQMDQQATMTTTTKTTTTQQIRVSVLMPPSQIIPQVEHQQQHQQPQQHHQEQQQQQLNEQVHHVITEASLRLHDKQQSPPGTSAARLNLNPDERLFYECCNILKSAKTPRLSSCTTAAAVTASAQPTTSSAPATTSVIVTAGRKQPHPTPASASAPPPASPSLSPPVSPSLSRSLSHPASPSPPPTSSPTPPPHPFPASHGVERMPGEAAPTVCHQPVIQQLFRNPPAATPTTTPTRNHNRLSPSYSAISQFSATTSRFKTKAAMKGYENVNLQLDMVNLQLAKTGRGVCKLTELADIALGSEKPGGDFMPHLSQGSFPGTSAPIAAAAPSASHQHHHMHQHQQQQQPQPPLPHPHPHSEPTPTPTPTPTGTHTGTRTTTTPTPMPTPMPTRPVEQQSSTSSKTIMHASIIKAAAGVASSATLPPACGRIIIPDRPFKNIGLEEKATIMFQKPKTSVNLLQEQDNNSVSTVSYSDRDDYDFGTLSCDGDVEPEQEPKPGARCVVRTEDAALVEVPPSAVDRAVSPSSSSTSSPSSQENTRSRSGSSSSSSRATAKTFENKSLIMGRIFKHASTKAASAAVATSAQQLPSPMEGPTLAKMKALPKNQANLDQIFDELRGGGAAKASEVESPVGMANWDRDHPQPHTHPHHQKEPMAAPAVPTVPAAMPAPSTLPRSRSKKAKTGPPANSPIIIVKPPEASVSASVSATASTPSASRKPRKDLSKLQSELGMSPEEIEQLIDEGQRKSKRRCATNRPKKLVETWSSDEYEEFLSTKDIIALIEEKEQQEQRRKRKTIEANANHLEPIRSPAASKKTPTPSVIARRKKSATKKPPVLVPVPVLDRPKTATTARARQRANPNPRSDPAPEPPPKSKSKSKSKSKSKSKSKAPTKVKTPTAKSAGTTKRRGNDIESERDKLVESKTETPARTRSSRQQTKYKPPPLTGALEVPLGEDASQRQSLPMSTTQRTKSRSSSYSIAPPPPPPALPGARSCSSSTATTNSNNNNNSISSNKNLKTKRKSQTNKQSPARRKRPASEKQLYYWSSSSDDEFGRLKADGEPDAAVLREQQKQGQQNPEPLAVKHFEESEQYQKHGWIVGDSHKKLVKLLAIAKGSKKVENCGVKRRTPKRKC
- the LOC117898397 gene encoding uncharacterized protein LOC117898397 isoform X1, with amino-acid sequence MDKNAICSRRCFLCKREKSFLFTTATLLSDSIVVLLPSPSPPSSSSAPAFAPFRSFALRTHRFRLNVRYLLTQLLGWKKNNKNINISLCNELVSGFLMKTMSRFGLRRGFKLSEEQVTGKNPIGPIAAIRPSQAGLCGRKKRQHRNEPDEEEAEQQQQKSLPLEGEQEHEKVPRAQQQTSLICRLPLERLPGLVERLQLPIEEQPRERDLDLDSGPGSGSGSGPKKVLCLYCDRKFASGKLQGKHVEKFHTERQERRCSGRSTSSSGSCHPPGGFPGCQHCSGNRKHSMLAQICLPVKHLDQLFFHLIQMHSDKYFGCHPCRLRFHDADQLTGHRRHHHQLEELQSPKPGLMGADEPVLFRLGLTQNRLPSHRNRQRRAGEDEQPPLAMPHKSRSSSRAAAQRQHQQHMPATTIQPVGQGHGQAHPDESPDSVFRQPSSSACVSISSSCSTSNSASSHVFDENFYKDVILNVQQNLQNYLDGRLFTSPITLASISTSSSSSGCGFGSTSTATATITSDLVMLHGTTQMSHASAYPTLLTSEQFGSTAELLPPAKFRRRPHTKHSWKWKWDYVKKFTIINEGGRLVKKLKQPTFLGLRDLSKLDMWTQLTMRQKHDVSLAIARTCNGGGGGRGACIDGDAGNQMQMEQQRLLEQLNLILDHRLLPHIILEQNEQAIIKCEQEEDAKLENYGSVQGVQDDLLDQNFADESFLSLLQLQPSQGASLERIREREQDQDNMTLSSLVLSGEWARPRLYLCICCGAKFDKRKSLEEHKTFRHSHIYATHYEVVGRELLAGNLLRHLFIPKRALGRFAADSNCIRWPQHKQEERVQHEEENTSSSTSSRSSFEASTPTPTPMSGLEQQQASPASGTGTTSSSSCSLSSSSTSTSNSHSHSTSTCNTANTSSTLSSSSPPSSCTKCGRKCSGLMDLYRHMLDCSGDYIWSLAKKRKYRYYCGTKKRRPCSKKPLRQLSNRKKLEEKLEDSLDAEGEGEAENENENEDDGEEEGEGDGECEESGSSSSKIKNSTRQRPSDAESIRKMLENLPPKRVCKKIFPVDNKAKRKSKNKSKSMSKQQRSTKKIYNQHLIRNTRSSVVAAASAVAVSAGQQKRCRRKKQKKQKILQKKQKVKSKLVAKGDRRSEDKSPPALLVIESEPQGQTEPQAHSQPQTQPEVKPQATFPVNLRSPVEAKPALAAPQAVDPDTAPTGGEPHPPTASSKELELERCTRQRHEQREAASATPSKPPMLTPPTTPALAVAAAPAVAAAPPAPAPAAANKFSPVAPRLSVSIGQPSSIAGVKRSKRISDCIAMLTGKLEEKLKTEQVTPASPLPPRLPPPILEKEEEQECNMHTETTLPPKAVAGRELLEAKTPKRKAMSRRIIKVDAAMGPKPDAGPVSEHLERQYTETSELVPPALPVRVLYTSAPAADASVVPVAPTLMLLASSALPATPGRTTTKAASKQLAAPSLTVAALKLYPAEQPQPQAKPLIAPVPGPVPIPLGLHGMGASLAGPFPGPGSGSGSCSVSVQGNINLLPKLPLYLPHAQFHPHANQNQNSNPNVNSTMYVMEQPLNLTSQRGCLQKPILPSTERDGLQTGLHHGRSSGVPARRQTICGFEARNVLGLEMDMEPLDLSKKSARKSSPGPVAAPMRVPQEMSMPTPKAMPLPIPIPMAMPMPLPLGPAAAVSSAAVQGLPVNVLGPGPGPRASARAGTGTVHATVSLASHYYSNLDLLKIPQVRNPGTGTTSVTGTGSGVSPSNLSLCSASAIPVHLPKSAGGKKRSAEASVGKKENIGKGMPKGCLRMDEVVNNHIDDAINSVILAVQAALPDDDHKEKEREREKEKGKEKERQKQTNFNLPPKDVNLPKPINYIVATATVPATATATATATATATVTAAGTDTTTASGMLFTSILMGEKIVASSADTAVPPQTTTPAKTLLTPKKRSMRSKTIDCRSALLAIEELPVEPRLQCHQLQSKPPVNGEAKADAHLPGGHSIAPVPAAQIPAQPLSTVVEPPPVDCVNEQTLEIDMQLQPEPELELPARSPPEPFALVETLPLSAPSVAVSVISVAPALPSSMAVAVTPTSTVETNCSSLLEEHSSNMNNNTSSGFHSLAQSELPSVQDQSVTAASTLEASEELGAKEKDQGQEDQEQEVKQRVVEEHVPVTKKKQRRRRKNELAAIVADQLLESFKIDNARRDNLKKLENLAYEKSEDLLLTGMLLMSSTKRNAAMAPSSNSTSTSSSKLSRNLTVKEAAEATSVPPVRGRPKRRQSCYYRSRGKAAGGKATNENISMLKSTLESFSIGIEKQLLAKEAKGAKEAAKDTAALPAVTTAGQPSAASILRPSILSSAAKKQMYQKREAELELEVELEKERERTIPAAAATFSRDPRLNKNIHKEQPEHGQLSIRAPAPTPNVPSAGDNDNAEEEDNYLTEIAKNVNEKIMSATTNEDFEFAHDKFDQGEQEGGMDLDPDQDKFYRPPTSMSVRSAPNLNDEHSNFGSMCDENTNTELMDMDLDDEMSVYTSYSQDLGRSGRGRRRRRRRSVLLTRPKKRTQRSHVDAEKYSCSLCGKSFFTATSLTKHNMTLAHVSKLSEQEYLQSQTAPSSPRDLAVQLDLGLELGPGQEQGLDYGDKQTQMDQQATMTTTTKTTTTQQIRVSVLMPPSQIIPQVEHQQQHQQPQQHHQEQQQQQLNEQVHHVITEASLRLHDKQQSPPGTSAARLNLNPDERLFYECCNILKSAKTPRLSSCTTAAAVTASAQPTTSSAPATTSVIVTAGRKQPHPTPASASAPPPASPSLSPPVSPSLSRSLSHPASPSPPPTSSPTPPPHPFPASHGVERMPGEAAPTVCHQPVIQQLFRNPPAATPTTTPTRNHNRLSPSYSAISQFSATTSRFKTKAAMKGYENVNLQLDMVNLQLAKTGRGVCKLTELADIALGSEKPGGDFMPHLSQGSFPGTSAPIAAAAPSASHQHHHMHQHQQQQQPQPPLPHPHPHSEPTPTPTPTPTGTHTGTRTTTTPTPMPTPMPTRPVEQQSSTSSKTIMHASIIKAAAGVASSATLPPACGRIIIPDRPFKNIGLEEKATIMFQKPKTSVNLLQEQDNNSVSTVSYSDRDDYDFGTLSCDGDVEPEQEPKPGARCVVRTEDAALVEVPPSAVDRAVSPSSSSTSSPSSQENTRSRSGSSSSSSRATAKTFENKSLIMGRIFKHASTKAASAAVATSAQQLPSPMEGPTLAKMKALPKNQANLDQIFDELRGGGAAKASEVESPVGMANWDRDHPQPHTHPHHQKEPMAAPAVPTVPAAMPAPSTLPRSRSKKAKTGPPANSPIIIVKPPEASVSASVSATASTPSASRKPRKDLSKLQSELGMSPEEIEQLIDEGQRKSKRRCATNRPKKLVETWSSDEYEEFLSTKDIIALIEEKEQQEQRRKRKTIEANANHLEPIRSPAASKKTPTPSVIARRKKSATKKPPVLVPVPVLDRPKTATTARARQRANPNPRSDPAPEPPPKSKSKSKSKSKSKSKSKAPTKVKTPTAKSAGTTKRRGNDIESERDKLVESKTETPARTRSSRQQTKYKPPPLTGALEVPLGEDASQRQSLPMSTTQRTKSRSSSYSIAPPPPPPALPGARSCSSSTATTNSNNNNNSISSNKNLKTKRKSQTNKQSPARRKRPASEKQLYYWSSSSDDEFGRLKADGEPDAAVLREQQKQGQQNPEPLAVKHFEESEQYQKHGWIVGDSHKKLVKLLAIAKGSKKVENCGVKRRTPKRKC